Genomic DNA from Macadamia integrifolia cultivar HAES 741 chromosome 6, SCU_Mint_v3, whole genome shotgun sequence:
cagaaaaagaagaaagaaaaggagaaagttagaaagagagagaaaaaaagccCATcatgcttcttccttcttcttgctcTTCTATGCTCCTGATGTTGCCTTTTAAttgctgctcttcttcttcttcttcttcttcttcttcttctatgctCTTAAATACTTGGAACAAGTAACAGTAGCTATCGTTGTAAAACCAAAACTCAAGAAGAATTCCTTGATTTGTACACGCTTCTTCAATCCACAGTCATATGAATAATCCAAAACAAGATCtaagataaaagaagaagaagaagaaccaaaagataatcttggTCTCAAAACAACCCTAATTCTCCTCCATCACCTTTAAATTTCTCAAAaggcttttcttttcttgtcaatAAGGAGGGCGACCAGAATTAGCCCAATAGGCCTCAGCTGGTAATTGATTAGGATTGAGAAGGTTGGGTGGTAACCCATGAAAAAGTGGTGTGTTAGGGTCTGGCATtagttgctgctgctgctgctgttgttgaTCTACCATTCCCGGTTCAAGGCCTTCCCCAGGCATTGGAAGCTGTTGCTCCTCATCTTCAAGTGGAAGCCGTTCATATGCGGCATTACCGAATGAAGCCGCCATAATTACAACCGGACCCGATGCCATAAGTGCACCAACGACGCCACCGCCGACAACCTGGCCTTGTCCACCTGCTAGATATATAGTCAATCCAGTTGCAGCTGGTGGCGCCGGCGGTGGCAGGAAAGAGCCCGAAAGAGATAAGATTTCGAAACGGCCATGTAATGTTACGACCGAACCGGGTGCAGCTGGTTGCCGGAGAGTAACATTAGTAACAGTACCACTACCACTTAGAATACAGACTCCCCGCTGGCGGCGGCGGGCGAATGTGGCGACACTTTCACCGATGTCGCAGCCGTTGGCAATCTCTATGACATGGCTTCTTAGGGCATTTGCACTGTCCCGAGTTATGATGATTGGGGGCTTAGGTTTGTTCTTGGAGCCTGCAGGTCTACCGCGAGGTCTC
This window encodes:
- the LOC122082691 gene encoding AT-hook motif nuclear-localized protein 22-like; the protein is MDQVTASAHGHSLPPPFHARNLHLHHSHLQQQHQYHQQQQQQPNSEDENSGSSGLNKGKKRDRGDDSNGNDDNNNSDGREIVLGGSNSGEGGEITRRPRGRPAGSKNKPKPPIIITRDSANALRSHVIEIANGCDIGESVATFARRRQRGVCILSGSGTVTNVTLRQPAAPGSVVTLHGRFEILSLSGSFLPPPAPPAATGLTIYLAGGQGQVVGGGVVGALMASGPVVIMAASFGNAAYERLPLEDEEQQLPMPGEGLEPGMVDQQQQQQQQLMPDPNTPLFHGLPPNLLNPNQLPAEAYWANSGRPPY